A window from Enterocloster bolteae encodes these proteins:
- a CDS encoding doubled motif LPXTG anchor domain-containing protein yields the protein MNKNKLVKRTLAIVLSAAMVFTNIGHSPTVAYAASGNSVDFMVSGTDFVAAIEDMIHSGAEPLKQEELDFTNGKAEKYYQFFFDGEDPVYEFYPEFDGQDMEAEVRVFVRLPEAADDTYSLTGEEEIIFLYINNSEDTISCSTTILMSDGSEKRTKRVTVKDYETAFGDNRIEYKSNTSATGQTEAEIPESDAAEIEKPGTDAPMVETPETSMEESGVTEPETGSGIPDQETEEKENEAVETDEVIEDTEPEIVEKSEPETQSPDVSEEGKTQADSPVASRIRHAVPVVAAVDTGEENSTIEPSVDKQQEDTETGGTHDDSEKHSNDKDNETVGSVPKESSAEAESETESLTEESGKQTEASADETGEETAAVESSEPATDIQTPSEESRTETSEETQTETSEETQPVESEPVQVTETQESQISTETESIPVSSIGNGDLVGMDGCSTAKAYVTTLKKLKVLDEVDGYRVTYEITPEDKAAIVDKCDRVKAGESVTFGVEEQEGFRVGQVEANGDVVESAYSEENIVWFTLEYVEEDLEILITMVPDGTSMPFNKTISMDDGMDITISALPGVLPENTEVTAEIVTSQVEEAIRSDQSEEGREIIAAPAYDINLCLDGEKLDDEIWNRNGAVTVSFSGPLMDQLIQESQMAQVLWVKDENNSTEVMEGSYKDITREGTTEDLSFETSHFTTFAAVFAVAPDISNVFNIDEHGLMDEDFPKLVVRDKDENTLDIEITEQEDGARRVTLKDGKPLPRNISTWFEISYDFKNSSDPFFETYSVQKGDHFTYQFPSNILYDKKQTVVKDINGGEAVIGTASINAEGYMDVEITAENVGQNYRGTAEAGGKLDLEKVLEEKNEITLVGDEVEYIMELVPAPVQENYSVKVVKGPKSGKWTDQDIRYDENRLPSALQYHVTVTADAQNSGPITNVKVSDTLGNTKNGTIVFDKTQEIKFESNNQDTVIDNVTFGGMSNGGKTIGIQLNTKDGMPASMMPGESVSLSYWVKLGAGAWSGQNTGNSSKEMSASLFLELKNTVNVTADKKVSGSDSTTFKRTIECVTKSGIVHYNYEIDGKTEPVVIEYHVFVNPRLINMTGWTIEDKLDKNQKYLGNVEVIAYTGKNGTSLGKVDDIEPIISKNPQTWKYVIENPGKYYYDFKYFTTPNEATESNLSNEIKITWPGGGSGGIGGSTGVGFLYNTYTMTKKNLSSNMKSSNNINSGGVYEPVNNTAGNVGWGDEFGTIRWQSVLTPYADGQTKGATIPAGTVYKDSLSVIKWGNKNKEDAARANMHTFKDDGSFKASFVLKDGNGRAISPDDGTYTLSFDEKLGNRGFSVVFSKDVPGPVVIEYESFVDLEMLENVGVFDKDGTKDNLRFKNVGEMTINGTTWKSATSQPYYIEDYISKNWVKNDTKAGTITWNLNINKGYGNDAPQNLGRFTVDVIEYIPEGLTLDHIKFQSMNYTLKPEKGDYDIDGNKVTIHLNTVARNFSGYKMSKHINLNIITKVTDPSIKSFTNSAQMVIDGNMLHKVSATTGFDKSFLKKGMAYSRDTAPYAEYTILVNQPGADISNGTLTVIDTLGVPGKMAYVPDSFKVTNAENGTPIEEANIRVGKDSFGNDSFEISNLPNKTPIKIFYKVMITGAINETVDTKNTASLLYSREGIITETIERSVTIVKAAFTGGGKFSIKLYKVDQNKQPLTGAAFTLSKVSEVGSPDLEYVGEFTPVIDSGNPQAGAAVLITGLEKGQLYYLEETTVPEGYQKAEGEYFIIPDRENGIGVPDGAIAIENAGTPHVVENIKNSGTLKLTKDVNGRESGSDFETDFYFTVYGGDRYYDRDGSYADLRTVKLHYDSRIADNSLILSLPIGEYVVKEVADAEGTPINGDNFYYNVQINGEDRNEAVIAIEKEQQAECLVKNLYEADGNLQFTAMKTMEGRPLEEGEFTFRIYEGDTLKAEAQNGLNGVILFPEINYKANDAGRHTYTIMEQKGTLTGVDYDDTVYTVTVEVTDNHDRTVSAEIVNIQRSDGAEAEVIQFNNVYHENPETTPDPSPNPNPSPSPGGSTGGGGGTSNTGGGRYQPSDGGPGVTISITPEEVPMAQIPSQPDSLITILDDDVPLAPLPKTGDMSVDHYMLTVISMLLTGIYLALTKRKKE from the coding sequence GTGAATAAGAATAAATTAGTGAAAAGAACTTTGGCCATTGTACTATCAGCAGCAATGGTATTTACAAATATTGGCCATTCCCCGACTGTTGCGTATGCAGCCAGCGGAAACAGTGTGGACTTCATGGTATCAGGAACGGATTTTGTTGCTGCTATTGAAGACATGATTCATTCAGGAGCAGAGCCATTAAAACAAGAGGAGCTGGATTTTACCAATGGAAAGGCAGAAAAGTACTATCAGTTTTTCTTTGATGGGGAGGACCCGGTATATGAGTTCTATCCGGAATTTGATGGTCAGGATATGGAGGCAGAAGTAAGGGTTTTTGTCCGCCTTCCGGAAGCAGCGGATGATACATATTCCCTTACTGGTGAGGAAGAGATTATATTTCTATATATTAACAATAGTGAGGATACCATAAGCTGCTCAACAACAATCTTAATGTCAGATGGCAGTGAAAAGAGGACAAAAAGGGTTACAGTCAAGGACTATGAAACTGCGTTTGGTGATAACAGAATTGAGTATAAATCCAATACATCTGCCACGGGCCAGACAGAGGCTGAAATACCTGAATCCGATGCAGCAGAAATTGAGAAACCCGGAACAGATGCACCGATGGTGGAAACACCTGAAACCAGTATGGAAGAGTCCGGGGTGACAGAACCAGAGACAGGATCTGGGATTCCTGACCAGGAAACAGAGGAAAAGGAAAACGAAGCTGTTGAGACGGATGAAGTGATAGAAGATACCGAGCCGGAAATCGTTGAAAAGTCAGAGCCAGAGACGCAGTCTCCTGATGTATCGGAAGAGGGAAAAACACAGGCTGATAGTCCCGTGGCTTCCCGTATCAGGCATGCAGTTCCTGTCGTGGCGGCAGTGGATACAGGAGAAGAAAATTCTACGATTGAACCCAGTGTTGATAAGCAGCAGGAGGATACAGAAACAGGTGGAACCCATGATGATTCAGAAAAACATAGTAATGATAAGGACAATGAAACTGTAGGCAGCGTACCTAAGGAATCCTCTGCAGAGGCAGAGTCTGAAACGGAGTCATTGACAGAGGAAAGCGGGAAGCAGACAGAAGCGTCTGCCGATGAAACCGGAGAAGAAACAGCTGCAGTTGAGTCATCTGAACCTGCAACAGATATTCAGACCCCTTCAGAGGAAAGCCGGACAGAGACATCTGAGGAGACTCAGACAGAGACATCCGAGGAGACTCAGCCAGTAGAATCAGAACCCGTCCAGGTTACGGAAACCCAGGAAAGCCAGATTTCGACAGAGACGGAAAGCATCCCGGTGAGTTCTATTGGTAATGGTGATCTTGTGGGGATGGACGGATGCAGCACTGCAAAGGCATATGTAACAACACTGAAGAAATTGAAAGTATTAGATGAGGTGGACGGATACCGTGTCACATATGAGATTACCCCCGAAGACAAGGCGGCAATTGTAGATAAGTGTGACAGGGTTAAAGCAGGAGAAAGCGTTACCTTTGGTGTAGAGGAACAAGAGGGTTTTCGTGTTGGGCAGGTAGAGGCAAATGGAGATGTGGTGGAATCCGCATACAGTGAGGAAAACATCGTATGGTTTACTCTGGAGTATGTAGAGGAAGACTTGGAAATCCTTATAACGATGGTTCCGGATGGTACATCTATGCCTTTTAACAAAACGATCTCAATGGATGATGGTATGGATATTACCATATCCGCTTTGCCGGGTGTTCTTCCTGAAAATACGGAGGTTACAGCCGAAATTGTAACATCACAAGTTGAGGAGGCAATCAGGTCTGACCAGTCAGAAGAGGGACGGGAAATTATAGCTGCTCCTGCTTATGATATTAACCTGTGTCTGGATGGAGAAAAGCTGGATGATGAAATCTGGAACAGGAATGGTGCTGTTACGGTAAGTTTTTCAGGCCCTCTTATGGACCAACTGATTCAGGAGTCACAGATGGCCCAGGTTCTCTGGGTAAAGGATGAGAACAACAGCACAGAAGTAATGGAAGGCAGTTATAAGGATATTACCCGGGAGGGTACAACTGAAGATCTAAGTTTTGAAACCAGTCATTTTACGACGTTTGCTGCTGTCTTTGCTGTAGCGCCGGATATATCTAATGTATTTAATATTGATGAACATGGACTGATGGATGAGGATTTTCCTAAACTTGTTGTCCGGGATAAAGACGAAAATACACTTGATATTGAGATTACAGAACAGGAAGATGGGGCCAGGAGGGTTACCTTGAAAGATGGAAAACCTCTTCCAAGGAACATAAGCACCTGGTTTGAGATTTCCTACGATTTTAAGAATAGTTCAGACCCTTTTTTTGAAACTTACAGTGTACAGAAGGGAGACCATTTTACATATCAGTTCCCGTCAAATATTTTATATGACAAAAAGCAGACTGTTGTAAAAGATATCAATGGAGGAGAAGCTGTCATTGGAACGGCATCCATCAATGCAGAGGGTTACATGGATGTTGAAATAACAGCTGAAAATGTAGGCCAGAATTATCGCGGCACGGCAGAAGCCGGTGGTAAACTGGATTTGGAAAAGGTTTTAGAGGAAAAAAATGAAATCACTCTGGTGGGTGACGAAGTGGAGTACATTATGGAACTGGTGCCGGCTCCGGTGCAGGAAAATTACTCTGTAAAAGTAGTCAAAGGACCCAAGAGCGGAAAGTGGACAGACCAGGATATCAGGTATGATGAGAATAGGCTTCCTTCAGCTTTGCAGTACCATGTAACCGTGACAGCTGATGCGCAGAACAGCGGCCCAATAACCAATGTAAAAGTAAGCGATACCTTGGGGAACACCAAAAACGGAACGATTGTATTTGACAAGACCCAGGAAATCAAATTTGAATCCAATAATCAGGATACTGTTATAGACAATGTTACTTTCGGCGGCATGAGCAATGGGGGAAAGACCATAGGTATCCAACTGAATACAAAGGATGGAATGCCGGCCTCTATGATGCCTGGAGAGTCTGTTAGTTTATCTTATTGGGTAAAGCTTGGAGCCGGTGCTTGGAGCGGTCAGAATACCGGGAATTCTTCAAAAGAGATGTCCGCATCCCTGTTTTTGGAACTTAAGAATACAGTTAATGTGACAGCGGATAAAAAAGTATCGGGCAGTGACAGCACTACATTTAAGAGGACCATAGAATGCGTTACCAAGAGTGGAATTGTACATTATAATTATGAGATAGATGGTAAGACTGAGCCGGTTGTCATTGAGTATCATGTTTTTGTAAATCCCAGGCTGATTAATATGACCGGATGGACGATTGAGGATAAGCTGGATAAAAATCAAAAGTATCTGGGAAATGTAGAAGTTATTGCTTATACTGGCAAAAATGGAACCTCACTTGGGAAAGTGGATGACATTGAACCAATAATTTCTAAGAATCCCCAAACATGGAAATATGTCATTGAAAATCCAGGAAAATATTACTATGATTTCAAATACTTTACCACTCCTAATGAAGCAACAGAAAGCAATCTCAGTAACGAAATAAAGATAACATGGCCAGGCGGAGGTTCTGGAGGCATAGGCGGAAGTACCGGTGTCGGATTCCTGTACAACACCTATACCATGACAAAGAAGAACTTAAGCAGCAACATGAAATCCAGCAATAACATTAATTCCGGCGGGGTATATGAGCCTGTCAATAATACAGCCGGAAATGTTGGGTGGGGGGATGAATTTGGCACAATCCGCTGGCAGAGCGTGCTTACCCCATATGCAGACGGGCAGACGAAAGGCGCCACGATTCCAGCGGGCACTGTCTATAAAGATTCTCTCAGCGTAATTAAGTGGGGAAATAAAAATAAGGAAGATGCTGCCCGTGCAAATATGCATACATTCAAGGATGATGGCAGCTTTAAGGCTTCCTTTGTTCTGAAAGACGGTAATGGCAGGGCTATATCTCCGGATGATGGGACCTATACATTATCATTTGATGAAAAACTTGGAAACCGTGGATTCAGCGTAGTGTTTTCAAAAGATGTCCCAGGACCGGTTGTCATTGAGTATGAGTCCTTCGTGGATTTAGAGATGTTGGAAAATGTGGGGGTTTTTGATAAAGACGGAACAAAAGATAATCTGCGGTTCAAAAATGTAGGTGAGATGACAATCAATGGGACAACATGGAAGAGCGCTACCTCTCAGCCATATTACATCGAAGATTATATTTCAAAGAACTGGGTAAAAAATGATACGAAAGCAGGCACCATCACATGGAATCTGAATATCAACAAGGGATATGGGAATGATGCACCCCAAAATCTGGGGCGTTTCACGGTTGATGTTATTGAGTATATACCGGAAGGACTAACTCTGGACCATATTAAATTCCAGAGCATGAACTATACGCTGAAACCAGAAAAGGGAGATTACGATATAGATGGAAATAAAGTGACCATCCACCTTAACACGGTTGCTAGAAACTTTTCTGGTTACAAGATGAGCAAACATATTAACCTAAACATCATAACCAAGGTTACAGATCCATCTATAAAGAGTTTTACAAACAGCGCCCAGATGGTTATTGATGGAAATATGCTTCATAAAGTATCAGCTACGACTGGTTTTGATAAGAGCTTCCTGAAAAAAGGAATGGCATACAGCCGCGACACGGCGCCGTATGCTGAATATACAATTCTGGTCAACCAGCCAGGGGCAGATATCAGCAATGGTACCCTGACCGTAATTGATACCTTAGGAGTACCCGGGAAAATGGCATATGTTCCGGACAGCTTTAAGGTAACAAATGCAGAAAACGGGACACCTATAGAAGAAGCGAATATCAGGGTGGGAAAAGACAGTTTTGGCAATGACAGTTTTGAGATTTCCAATCTTCCGAACAAAACGCCCATTAAGATTTTTTATAAGGTAATGATTACAGGAGCTATAAATGAAACCGTTGATACGAAGAACACAGCATCCCTGCTCTACAGCAGAGAAGGTATAATTACCGAAACCATTGAGCGCAGCGTCACTATTGTAAAAGCCGCCTTTACAGGAGGAGGAAAATTTTCTATAAAACTATACAAGGTGGATCAGAATAAACAGCCGCTGACAGGAGCTGCCTTTACGCTGAGCAAAGTATCAGAAGTGGGAAGCCCGGATTTAGAATATGTGGGAGAGTTTACCCCGGTAATTGATTCTGGGAATCCGCAGGCAGGCGCAGCAGTGCTGATAACGGGACTGGAGAAGGGGCAGCTGTATTATCTGGAGGAGACTACGGTGCCGGAAGGATATCAGAAGGCAGAAGGGGAGTATTTTATCATTCCGGATAGGGAGAATGGTATTGGGGTGCCGGATGGAGCGATAGCCATAGAAAATGCCGGAACACCTCATGTAGTAGAGAACATTAAGAATTCCGGTACATTAAAGCTGACCAAAGATGTAAACGGCAGGGAATCAGGCAGTGATTTTGAGACCGATTTCTACTTTACAGTCTATGGTGGAGACCGATACTACGATAGGGATGGATCCTACGCCGACCTGAGGACTGTAAAACTTCACTATGATTCCAGGATTGCGGATAACAGCCTCATACTGTCGCTGCCTATTGGAGAATATGTGGTGAAAGAAGTGGCAGACGCAGAGGGGACGCCTATTAACGGTGATAATTTCTATTATAATGTACAGATAAATGGTGAGGACAGGAATGAAGCGGTCATAGCTATTGAAAAAGAACAGCAGGCGGAATGTCTGGTAAAGAATCTATATGAAGCAGATGGAAATCTCCAATTCACTGCCATGAAGACAATGGAAGGAAGGCCTTTGGAAGAAGGGGAATTTACTTTCCGCATATACGAGGGAGACACGCTGAAAGCGGAAGCTCAAAATGGACTAAACGGAGTTATCCTGTTTCCGGAGATTAACTACAAAGCCAATGATGCGGGCAGACATACCTACACAATCATGGAACAGAAGGGTACATTGACAGGTGTTGACTATGATGATACTGTTTATACTGTGACGGTAGAGGTTACGGACAATCATGACAGAACAGTGAGTGCAGAAATAGTAAATATCCAGAGGTCTGATGGTGCTGAGGCAGAGGTGATACAGTTTAATAATGTTTACCATGAGAATCCAGAAACCACACCGGATCCGTCTCCAAATCCAAACCCATCTCCTTCTCCGGGAGGGAGTACTGGAGGAGGCGGCGGTACTTCCAATACTGGGGGTGGACGGTACCAGCCTTCTGATGGCGGACCAGGAGTTACAATCAGTATTACCCCGGAAGAGGTTCCTATGGCTCAGATTCCCAGCCAACCAGACTCTCTGATTACGATTTTGGATGACGATGTACCGCTGGCACCACTGCCAAAGACAGGTGATATGTCAGTTGATCATTATATGCTGACTGTGATATCAATGTTACTGACAGGGATTTATCTAGCGTTGACGAAAAGAAAAAAGGAATGA
- a CDS encoding ATP-dependent Clp protease ATP-binding subunit, whose protein sequence is MMERYTPQAQEALGLAVGVAETLNHGYVGTEHLLIGLLQEGTGVAAKVLEENGVEEDRVIELVSQLIAPNPTVQTADRTAYTPRARRVIENSYREAVRFKAAQIGTEHILIAMLREGDCVASRLLNTIGVNIQKLYIDLLAAMGEDAPAAKDDLQGARAGKRGNATPTLDSYSRNLTQLATAGKLDPVIGREQEIQRVIQILSRRTKNNPCLIGEPGVGKTAVVEGLAQMIASGNVPETIADKRVVTLDLSGMVAGSKYRGEFEERIKKVISEVVESGDVLLFIDEIHTIIGAGGAEGALDASNILKPSLARGEIQLIGATTINEYRKYIEKDSALERRFQPVTVDEPTEDESVAILKGLRSRYEEHHKVEITDHALEAAVKLSSRYINDRFLPDKAIDLIDEAASKVRLQNYTKPAKIKDYEAEIDGLEEAKEEAIKREAYEKAGEIKKKQEKIREKIAQTMEKWQKDKESKKLIVSDNEIADVVSGWTRIPVRKLAEEESERLRNLEGILHQRVVGQEEAVTAISKAIRRGRVGLKDPKRPIGSFLFLGPTGVGKTELSKALSEAMFGTENALIRVDMSEYMEKHSVSKMIGSPPGYVGYDEGGQLSEKVRRNPYCVILFDEIEKAHPDVFNILLQVLDDGHITDAQGRKIDFKNTIIIMTSNAGAENIISPKRLGFGMVSDAKADYNFMKDRVMDEVKRLFKPEFLNRIDEIIVFHQLTREHIKGIADIMLGTIGKRCKEQLGIGLEVTDSAREHLIDKGYDDKYGARPLRRTIQNLVEDRMAEEMLDGRIKAGSLVEVGFDGEKLTFSVKAKTARPKAAAKPANKPAAKPASAGEGSEDKSKAAGSKSRAGRASGKKKETPAPKA, encoded by the coding sequence ATGATGGAACGATATACACCGCAGGCCCAGGAAGCGCTTGGGCTGGCAGTGGGTGTGGCGGAGACACTGAACCATGGTTACGTGGGAACAGAGCATCTGCTCATTGGCCTGCTGCAGGAAGGGACCGGAGTGGCGGCCAAGGTACTGGAGGAAAACGGGGTGGAGGAAGACCGCGTCATTGAACTGGTTAGCCAGCTCATTGCCCCCAACCCAACGGTACAGACCGCGGACAGGACGGCCTATACCCCCAGGGCCCGCCGGGTAATAGAGAACAGCTACAGGGAGGCTGTCCGTTTTAAGGCAGCCCAGATAGGAACAGAGCACATTTTGATTGCCATGCTGAGGGAAGGGGACTGCGTGGCCAGCCGTCTTCTCAACACCATCGGGGTCAATATACAGAAGCTCTACATCGACCTGCTGGCAGCCATGGGTGAGGACGCTCCTGCTGCCAAGGATGACCTTCAGGGAGCCAGGGCCGGAAAGCGGGGCAATGCCACACCTACCCTGGACAGCTACAGCAGGAACCTGACCCAGCTGGCCACAGCGGGAAAACTGGACCCTGTCATAGGAAGAGAGCAGGAGATCCAGCGCGTGATACAGATACTGAGCCGCCGCACTAAGAACAATCCGTGTCTGATTGGCGAACCCGGCGTGGGCAAAACAGCCGTGGTAGAGGGACTGGCCCAGATGATTGCGTCCGGCAATGTGCCTGAAACCATAGCAGACAAAAGGGTAGTGACTTTGGACCTGTCCGGTATGGTGGCAGGATCCAAATACAGGGGAGAATTCGAGGAGCGTATTAAAAAAGTCATCTCGGAAGTGGTGGAATCCGGCGATGTGCTTCTGTTTATTGATGAAATACACACCATCATCGGAGCAGGCGGGGCCGAGGGCGCACTGGATGCATCCAATATATTAAAACCGTCCCTGGCCAGAGGTGAGATTCAGCTCATTGGAGCCACTACCATCAATGAGTACCGCAAGTATATAGAGAAGGATTCTGCCCTGGAACGCCGTTTCCAGCCGGTAACCGTGGATGAGCCTACAGAGGATGAGTCCGTAGCCATACTTAAGGGGCTCAGAAGCCGTTATGAGGAGCATCACAAAGTAGAGATAACAGACCATGCACTGGAGGCAGCGGTGAAGCTGTCCAGCCGTTATATTAACGACAGGTTCCTGCCGGATAAGGCTATCGACCTCATTGACGAGGCCGCTTCCAAGGTACGTCTCCAGAACTACACGAAGCCAGCTAAGATTAAGGATTACGAGGCTGAGATTGATGGTCTGGAGGAAGCCAAGGAGGAGGCCATCAAGAGGGAAGCCTACGAGAAGGCCGGAGAGATAAAGAAGAAACAGGAAAAGATACGGGAAAAGATAGCCCAGACCATGGAAAAGTGGCAGAAGGACAAGGAGAGCAAAAAGCTTATTGTCAGCGACAATGAAATCGCGGACGTGGTGTCCGGCTGGACCAGGATTCCGGTCAGGAAGCTGGCTGAGGAGGAATCAGAGCGTCTGAGGAACCTGGAAGGCATCCTGCACCAGAGGGTGGTGGGACAGGAGGAGGCGGTAACAGCCATTTCAAAGGCCATCCGCAGAGGCAGGGTGGGCCTTAAGGACCCCAAACGCCCCATTGGCTCCTTCCTGTTCCTGGGCCCCACAGGCGTGGGAAAGACGGAGCTGTCCAAGGCATTGTCAGAGGCCATGTTCGGTACGGAAAATGCCCTGATTCGCGTGGATATGTCCGAATATATGGAGAAGCACAGCGTGTCCAAGATGATAGGCTCACCGCCAGGATATGTGGGATATGACGAGGGCGGTCAGCTCAGCGAAAAAGTCCGCCGCAATCCCTACTGTGTCATCCTTTTTGACGAGATAGAAAAGGCCCATCCGGATGTGTTCAACATTTTGCTGCAGGTTTTGGACGACGGTCATATCACAGATGCCCAGGGACGCAAGATAGACTTTAAGAATACCATTATCATCATGACTTCCAATGCAGGGGCGGAGAATATCATTTCACCCAAACGCCTGGGATTCGGCATGGTAAGCGATGCCAAGGCAGATTATAATTTCATGAAGGACCGTGTTATGGATGAGGTGAAACGCCTCTTTAAGCCTGAGTTCCTAAACCGTATTGACGAGATTATCGTGTTCCATCAGCTGACAAGGGAGCATATAAAGGGAATCGCGGATATCATGCTGGGCACCATCGGCAAACGCTGCAAGGAACAGCTGGGCATAGGGCTTGAGGTAACGGACAGCGCCAGAGAGCACCTGATTGATAAGGGATATGACGATAAATACGGGGCAAGGCCTCTGAGGCGCACCATCCAGAACCTGGTGGAGGACCGGATGGCTGAGGAGATGCTGGATGGCCGCATCAAAGCCGGATCCCTGGTGGAAGTGGGATTTGACGGGGAAAAGCTTACCTTTAGCGTGAAAGCAAAGACAGCCAGGCCAAAGGCGGCCGCCAAACCAGCCAACAAACCAGCCGCCAAACCAGCCTCAGCCGGGGAAGGTTCTGAGGATAAGAGCAAGGCGGCGGGGAGCAAAAGCAGGGCCGGACGCGCCTCCGGTAAGAAGAAGGAGACCCCGGCGCCCAAGGCTTAA
- a CDS encoding FadR/GntR family transcriptional regulator, with translation MAESTGMKNLKSRRLYLQVYDEIKSYIEKNHLLPGDKLPSEMKMCEMLGVSRNVLREAIKSLEITGAVHSTPGVGIVIQEFNTDFFLSNLIYSISDEDQLHKEIEELRRVLELGFAKDAFDRMTEKGIALLSEKVVTMEELFNQIKRSHSSVYGVKFAETDAAFHKILFQDVDNRLLKSIIEFFWACDRYYKVKTTHSNMELTVEKHQRICHALKAGSYSDFYDAMQFHFNVGYFKR, from the coding sequence ATGGCAGAATCTACCGGTATGAAAAACCTCAAGTCCCGGCGTCTGTATTTACAGGTTTACGACGAAATCAAAAGCTACATAGAAAAAAATCACCTGTTGCCAGGTGACAAGCTTCCATCGGAGATGAAGATGTGCGAGATGCTGGGAGTCAGCCGTAATGTGCTCCGGGAAGCTATTAAATCACTGGAGATAACCGGGGCGGTCCACTCCACTCCCGGCGTGGGTATCGTGATTCAGGAATTTAATACGGATTTTTTCCTGAGCAATCTCATATACAGTATCAGTGATGAGGACCAGCTCCACAAGGAGATTGAGGAACTGAGGCGCGTCCTGGAACTGGGATTCGCAAAAGATGCATTTGACCGCATGACAGAAAAGGGCATTGCGCTTCTGTCAGAAAAGGTGGTTACCATGGAGGAACTGTTTAATCAGATTAAACGTTCCCACTCCTCCGTATACGGCGTGAAATTTGCCGAAACCGACGCCGCCTTCCATAAAATCCTGTTCCAGGATGTGGATAACCGGCTGCTAAAGTCCATTATAGAGTTTTTCTGGGCCTGTGACCGGTACTATAAAGTAAAGACTACCCACAGCAACATGGAACTTACCGTTGAAAAACACCAGCGTATCTGCCATGCATTGAAAGCCGGCAGTTATTCTGATTTTTATGACGCCATGCAGTTCCATTTCAATGTAGGATATTTCAAGCGCTGA
- the radA gene encoding DNA repair protein RadA: MAKARTTAFFCKECGYESSKWMGQCPACKAWNSMVEEPVSKPSGSQGGLGRLASGSQKSPVPAARPSLLSEIDIEEQDRISTGFGELDRVLGDGIVAGSLVLVGGDPGIGKSTLLLQVCRNLAGAGQRVLYISGEESLKQIKMRANRIGPVTGELKFLCETSLEHIERAIDTENPQIAVIDSIQTMYREEISSAPGSVSQVRESTGILMQIAKSRGIAIFVVGHVTKEGVVAGPRVLEHMVDTVLYFEGDRNASYRILRSVKNRFGSTNEIGVFEMQEQGLAEVENPSEYMLDGRPEEASGAVVSCSFEGTRPILLEVQALVTETNFGMPRRTAAGTDYNRVNLLMAVLEKRCRYEMSRLDAYVNIAGGMKMNEPALDLAIIMALMSSYKDRPVDPKMLIFGEVGLSGEVRAVSQASQRVNEAAKLGFTACVLPSVCADKMKPVEGIRLIGVSNVREAIGIM; the protein is encoded by the coding sequence ATGGCAAAAGCGAGAACCACCGCATTTTTCTGTAAGGAATGCGGATATGAATCATCCAAATGGATGGGGCAGTGTCCTGCCTGCAAGGCCTGGAATTCCATGGTGGAGGAACCGGTATCAAAACCGTCAGGCAGCCAGGGCGGGTTAGGGCGCCTGGCTTCGGGGAGCCAGAAATCCCCGGTTCCGGCAGCCAGACCATCTCTTCTGTCAGAGATTGACATAGAGGAGCAGGACCGTATATCCACTGGTTTTGGGGAACTGGACCGGGTGCTGGGAGACGGAATCGTGGCCGGCTCCCTGGTGCTGGTGGGGGGAGACCCGGGTATCGGAAAATCCACCCTTTTGCTTCAGGTATGCCGGAATCTGGCGGGCGCAGGCCAGCGGGTTCTGTACATATCAGGGGAGGAATCCTTAAAACAGATTAAGATGAGGGCAAACCGCATCGGTCCTGTGACCGGAGAGCTGAAATTCCTGTGTGAGACAAGCCTGGAGCATATTGAGAGGGCCATTGACACTGAGAATCCCCAGATTGCAGTCATTGACTCCATACAGACCATGTACAGGGAGGAGATATCCTCTGCTCCCGGAAGCGTCAGCCAGGTAAGGGAGTCCACAGGAATCCTGATGCAGATAGCAAAGAGCCGGGGAATCGCCATTTTTGTGGTGGGGCATGTGACAAAGGAAGGCGTGGTGGCAGGCCCCAGGGTACTGGAACATATGGTGGATACGGTACTCTATTTTGAGGGAGACAGGAATGCGTCCTACCGCATTCTGCGCAGTGTGAAAAACCGGTTTGGATCTACCAATGAGATAGGTGTATTTGAGATGCAGGAACAGGGGCTGGCAGAGGTGGAGAATCCCTCTGAATACATGCTGGACGGCCGGCCGGAGGAAGCCTCGGGCGCAGTGGTATCCTGTTCCTTTGAGGGCACCAGGCCCATCCTTTTAGAGGTACAGGCCCTGGTGACGGAAACGAATTTCGGTATGCCCAGGCGGACGGCGGCCGGTACGGATTACAACCGTGTGAACCTGCTGATGGCAGTGCTGGAGAAGCGCTGCCGCTATGAGATGTCGCGGCTGGATGCCTATGTGAATATAGCGGGAGGCATGAAGATGAACGAGCCAGCCCTGGATCTGGCCATTATCATGGCCCTTATGTCCAGCTACAAGGACCGGCCCGTGGATCCGAAAATGCTCATATTCGGGGAGGTGGGCTTGTCAGGAGAGGTCAGGGCCGTATCCCAGGCCAGCCAGCGTGTGAATGAGGCTGCCAAGCTGGGCTTTACCGCCTGTGTGCTGCCGAGCGTATGCGCGGATAAGATGAAGCCTGTGGAGGGCATACGTTTGATTGGGGTGTCCAATGTGCGGGAGGCTATTGGAATCATGTAA